One genomic segment of Sminthopsis crassicaudata isolate SCR6 chromosome 2, ASM4859323v1, whole genome shotgun sequence includes these proteins:
- the LCN1 gene encoding lipocalin-1: MMKNGECKGIKLMLEKTENSNEYNIQRNFEHEHKVHVTKTSVPDNWIFECEGQFHGEHFKVAKLLGPNKEADPQAMEEYLEITKQRNYDESKIIFPKFGGEDKSYPFQNCDIQEIPVVSSDDQQIPISDFSSKPPPTSSNIFFLMLINF, translated from the exons ATGAT GAAGAATGGCGAGTGCAAAGGAATTAAACTGATGttggagaaaacagaaaattcCAATGAATACAACATAC AGAGGAACTTCGAGCATGAACACAAAGTGCATGTAACCAAGACCTCTGTGCCAGATAATTGGATTTTTGAGTGTGAAGGCCAATTCCATGGAGAACATTTCAAAGTGGCTAAACTTTTGG GTCCAAACAAAGAAGCAGACCCTCAAGCTATGGAAGAATATCTGGAGATCACAAAACAGAGAAATTATGATGAAAGTAAAATCATTTTCCCTAAGTTTGGAG GAGAAGACAAATCCTATCCATTTCAGAATTGTGATATCCAGGAAATCCCAGTTGTTTCCTCAGATGATCAACAAATCCCTATATCTGATTTCTCTTCTAAGCCACCTCCTACatcttctaatattttctttctaatgctaataaatttctga